Proteins encoded within one genomic window of Natator depressus isolate rNatDep1 chromosome 1, rNatDep2.hap1, whole genome shotgun sequence:
- the ING1 gene encoding inhibitor of growth protein 1 isoform X2, whose protein sequence is MVELVENRTRQVDSHVELFETCQETNETTGNSGKASQDKSKNETITQAEKPNNKRSRRQRNNENRENASNNHDHDDITSGMPKEKKAKTSKKKKRSKAKAEREASPADLPIDPNEPTYCLCNQVSYGEMIGCDNDECPIEWFHFSCVGLNHKPKGKWYCPKCRGENEKTMDKALEKSKKERAYNR, encoded by the coding sequence ATGGTGGAGCTTGTTGAGAATAGAACCAGGCAAGTGGACAGTCATGTGGAACTATTTGAGACCTGTCAAGAGACTAATGAGACCACTGGAAACAGTGGCAAAGCCAGCCAAGATAAATCAAAGAATGAGACAATCACTCAGGCTGAAAAGCCCAACAATAAGAGGTCTAGGAGGCAAAGAAATAATGAAAATCGAGAAAACGCTTCTAATAATCATGATCATGATGACATCACCTCAGGAATGCCAAAGGAGAAGAAAGCAAAAACATCCAAGAAAAAGAAGAGGTCTAAGGCTAAAGCAGAGAGGGAGGCTTCCCCTGCGGATCTTCCTATTGATCCCAATGAGCCAACATACTGCTTGTGTAATCAAGTCTCCTATGGAGAAATGATAGGATGTGATAATGATGAGTGCCCAATTGAGTGGTTTCATTTTTCATGTGTGGGACTCAATCATAAACCAAAGGGCAAATGGTACTGCCCTAAATGTAGAGGAGAAAATGAGAAAACTATGGACAAGGCACTGGAGAAATCTAAAAAAGAAAGGGCCTACAACAGGTAG